One genomic segment of Caballeronia sp. TF1N1 includes these proteins:
- a CDS encoding GntR family transcriptional regulator has protein sequence MPAKLLKLQARTDYVDEVYKVLLDAISSGSLAPGTRITQEEIAEQLAVSRSPVLQALRLLKKDGLVQDAPGRGLLVTPLDPAWISHLYEIRGALDSLAARLAAERGAKLDKSLIANGRRASKSDDVKAMIDADMAFHGAIYEASGNPLIADTAQMHWVHLRRVMGAVLQASGQRKSIWDEHAAIAAAIAEGDAQRASELTDLHTANARKNLVERLGLVLNEQRQAEAT, from the coding sequence ATGCCCGCCAAACTTCTCAAGCTTCAGGCCCGCACGGACTACGTGGACGAGGTCTACAAGGTCTTGCTCGATGCCATCAGTTCCGGCTCGCTCGCGCCTGGTACGCGCATCACGCAGGAAGAGATCGCCGAGCAACTCGCCGTATCGCGTTCACCCGTGCTGCAGGCGCTGCGGCTCCTAAAAAAAGATGGGCTCGTGCAGGACGCACCCGGTCGCGGTCTGCTCGTCACCCCGCTCGATCCCGCGTGGATCAGCCATCTCTACGAGATTCGCGGTGCACTGGATTCGCTTGCCGCACGCCTCGCGGCGGAACGTGGAGCGAAGCTCGACAAGTCGCTGATCGCGAACGGCCGGCGCGCGTCGAAAAGCGACGATGTCAAGGCGATGATCGATGCGGACATGGCGTTTCATGGCGCCATCTACGAAGCCTCGGGCAATCCGCTGATCGCCGATACCGCGCAGATGCATTGGGTACATCTGCGTCGCGTGATGGGCGCGGTCTTGCAGGCATCGGGACAGCGCAAGTCGATCTGGGATGAGCACGCCGCCATTGCAGCGGCAATCGCGGAAGGCGACGCGCAACGCGCATCCGAACTCACGGATCTCCATACCGCGAACGCGCGCAAGAATCTGGTCGAGCGTCTGGGTCTTGTACTGAATGAACAGAGGCAGGCGGAAGCAACGTGA
- a CDS encoding Rieske 2Fe-2S domain-containing protein has protein sequence MTIKSDKLEGQKSSGGATPAVKKLIPFGGYYTSKVPGHDPELTETGPGTPMGEYMRAFWHPICMSIELTDTPRYLKILNEELVAFRDGSGRIGVLHAHCVHRGASLEYGAIQEHGIMCCYHGMVFDVDGACLHVPFPKGEEKEAEKYACSIRQGAYKAVERNGLVFAYMGPPENEPPFPEWEGDYTVLPGDELVPYSNFQHCNWLQVQDNAADNYHPTALHAAKNVVNGNFQGTTFDEVGAASMEVAPDMHFQPVQQGRSLACAGARRVNKDRLFVRVQHQVLPNLSLHAYTSEDGSKKKLFSRFHIVRWTVPVDDQNSKMIGWRVMGPGIDTRGVGKKEMVGYESIDFLEGQVAMRRPERFGKYKIEDIVPIPPNHRERETYKEAQYAPGDYEAIISQRPIAVHALENPTKFDAGLFLFRKMLRDAVRGSNPAASAQNFAEWFRENAGSPNSFCSGNVFEIPEGKTVEEEVTRRRAVTKKIVAILAQSETMKGDERVNFVRQSFEELEQSMKQ, from the coding sequence ATGACGATCAAATCAGACAAGCTGGAAGGGCAGAAGAGCAGTGGCGGCGCCACGCCCGCCGTCAAGAAGCTGATTCCCTTCGGCGGGTACTACACGAGCAAGGTGCCGGGCCACGATCCGGAGTTGACCGAGACCGGTCCCGGCACGCCGATGGGCGAGTACATGCGCGCGTTTTGGCATCCCATCTGCATGTCGATCGAACTGACCGATACTCCGCGTTACCTGAAAATACTCAACGAAGAACTCGTGGCATTCCGTGATGGCAGCGGACGGATTGGTGTGCTGCACGCGCATTGCGTGCATCGCGGCGCATCGCTCGAGTACGGTGCCATTCAAGAACACGGCATCATGTGCTGCTATCACGGCATGGTGTTCGATGTGGATGGCGCGTGTCTTCACGTACCGTTCCCTAAGGGCGAAGAAAAAGAGGCCGAAAAGTATGCCTGTTCGATTCGTCAAGGCGCTTATAAAGCCGTCGAACGTAACGGCCTGGTATTCGCTTATATGGGGCCGCCCGAGAACGAGCCGCCGTTCCCTGAATGGGAAGGCGACTACACGGTGCTGCCCGGCGATGAACTCGTCCCCTACAGCAACTTCCAGCATTGCAACTGGCTGCAAGTGCAGGACAACGCCGCTGACAACTATCACCCGACCGCGCTGCATGCGGCCAAGAACGTCGTCAATGGCAACTTCCAGGGCACGACGTTCGATGAAGTCGGCGCGGCCTCGATGGAAGTCGCTCCCGATATGCATTTTCAACCGGTGCAGCAAGGCCGAAGCCTCGCTTGTGCGGGCGCGCGCCGCGTGAACAAGGATCGGCTCTTCGTGCGTGTGCAGCATCAGGTGCTGCCGAACTTGAGTCTGCATGCATATACGTCGGAGGACGGTTCGAAGAAGAAGCTCTTTAGCCGCTTTCATATCGTGCGCTGGACCGTGCCTGTCGACGATCAAAACAGCAAGATGATCGGCTGGCGCGTGATGGGTCCGGGCATCGACACACGCGGTGTGGGCAAGAAGGAAATGGTCGGCTACGAGTCGATCGACTTTCTCGAAGGGCAAGTCGCCATGCGTCGTCCGGAACGCTTTGGCAAGTACAAGATCGAAGATATCGTACCGATTCCGCCGAACCATCGCGAGCGCGAGACTTATAAGGAAGCGCAATACGCACCGGGCGATTACGAAGCGATCATTTCGCAGCGGCCCATTGCCGTGCACGCGCTCGAGAATCCGACGAAGTTCGATGCGGGCCTCTTCCTCTTCCGCAAGATGTTGCGCGATGCGGTGCGCGGTTCGAACCCGGCGGCATCCGCGCAGAATTTCGCCGAATGGTTTCGCGAGAACGCCGGCTCGCCGAACAGCTTCTGCTCGGGCAACGTGTTCGAAATTCCCGAGGGCAAGACCGTTGAAGAAGAAGTCACGCGTCGTCGCGCCGTCACCAAGAAGATCGTCGCCATTCTCGCGCAGAGCGAGACGATGAAGGGTGATGAGCGCGTCAACTTCGTGCGGCAAAGCTTCGAGGAACTCGAACAATCGATGAAGCAATAG
- a CDS encoding PDR/VanB family oxidoreductase — MSTQPISTDRQAQTLQLMVRQVRFEGRGINSYEFVDPEGHALPPFTAGAHLDIHLAGGVIRQYSICNAPRERHRYVIAVLRDERGRGGSKALHEQLRVQDIVKVSLPRNNFSLVDGARRVLLIAGGIGVTPLKAMAHELDDAGIDYEMHYCTRDASCAAFADEFESMRASGKLHLHFDGGDPTTGLDLRRLLDAPREGEHVYYCGPGGFMKACADAAGHWPTGTVHFEHFKAPERNLDDEAANDALDSFTVRIASTGQEIEVSKEESIADALALAGVPIETSCCAGLCGTCKVRYLEGEVEHNDCILGDDEKTEFLTACVSRATSRVLVLDL, encoded by the coding sequence ATGTCGACACAACCCATATCAACCGACCGCCAGGCACAGACGCTGCAATTGATGGTGCGACAAGTCCGCTTCGAAGGACGCGGCATCAACTCCTATGAGTTCGTCGACCCTGAGGGACATGCATTGCCGCCGTTCACGGCTGGCGCGCATCTGGACATCCATCTTGCAGGCGGCGTGATCCGTCAGTATTCCATCTGCAATGCGCCGCGCGAACGGCATCGCTATGTGATTGCCGTTCTGCGCGATGAGCGCGGACGCGGTGGCTCGAAAGCACTGCACGAGCAACTGCGCGTACAGGACATCGTGAAGGTGAGTCTTCCGCGCAATAACTTTAGTCTCGTCGATGGCGCGCGTCGCGTGTTACTGATCGCAGGCGGTATCGGCGTCACGCCGCTCAAGGCGATGGCGCACGAACTGGACGACGCCGGCATCGACTACGAGATGCATTACTGCACCAGGGACGCAAGCTGCGCCGCGTTTGCCGACGAGTTCGAATCGATGCGCGCAAGCGGAAAGCTGCACCTGCATTTCGATGGCGGCGACCCGACCACGGGCCTCGATCTGCGCCGGTTGCTCGACGCACCGCGCGAAGGCGAGCATGTGTATTACTGCGGCCCAGGCGGCTTCATGAAGGCATGCGCCGATGCCGCCGGACACTGGCCCACCGGCACGGTGCACTTCGAGCATTTCAAGGCGCCGGAGCGCAATCTCGACGATGAAGCCGCCAACGATGCACTCGACAGTTTCACCGTGCGCATTGCGAGTACGGGACAAGAGATCGAGGTATCTAAGGAAGAAAGCATTGCAGACGCGTTGGCACTGGCAGGCGTACCGATTGAAACCTCTTGTTGCGCAGGTCTATGCGGCACCTGCAAAGTGCGCTATCTCGAAGGCGAAGTCGAACACAACGACTGCATTCTCGGCGACGACGAAAAGACCGAATTTCTCACGGCGTGTGTATCGCGTGCGACGAGCAGGGTGCTGGTGCTGGATCTTTAG
- a CDS encoding transporter substrate-binding domain-containing protein, with translation MKLVRESARFARWVAIAGLVALAACSKVEAPAQDGAASSTLKTVLQRGTLRVGDCLSFAPFGFYNKDGQPDGYDVDLAKELAKQMGVKLEVVNTTSANRIPNLQTSKVDVVFCNFTRNLERAKEIAFTNPYVVASEALLVKKSSGIKSIKDMSNRTIATVKGSTNGDEVRSLNMQVKIQEFDSSQAAILAVKQGQADAMIEDNNFLAYQASLDQELTVTDEALVPLEYNAFGVKAGDQVWLNYLNLFLFQINASKQNAQLYKKWFGQEPRFPLNPQY, from the coding sequence ATGAAACTTGTTAGAGAAAGCGCGCGCTTTGCTCGTTGGGTTGCAATTGCCGGCCTTGTCGCGTTGGCGGCCTGTTCGAAAGTCGAAGCACCAGCGCAGGATGGGGCGGCAAGCTCAACGCTTAAGACCGTTTTGCAACGCGGCACCTTGCGCGTAGGCGATTGCTTAAGCTTTGCGCCCTTCGGTTTCTATAACAAGGACGGCCAGCCGGACGGCTACGACGTCGATCTCGCTAAGGAACTCGCTAAGCAAATGGGCGTAAAGCTCGAAGTGGTCAACACCACCAGCGCCAACCGCATTCCAAATCTGCAGACGAGTAAGGTGGATGTCGTGTTCTGCAATTTCACTCGCAATCTCGAACGGGCCAAGGAAATTGCCTTTACCAATCCGTACGTGGTGGCGAGTGAAGCGCTGCTGGTCAAGAAATCGAGCGGGATCAAATCCATCAAGGACATGAGCAACCGCACGATTGCCACCGTCAAAGGCTCGACCAACGGCGACGAAGTGCGCTCACTCAACATGCAGGTGAAGATTCAGGAATTCGACAGCTCGCAAGCCGCCATTCTCGCCGTCAAGCAAGGCCAGGCTGACGCGATGATCGAAGACAACAACTTTCTCGCATACCAGGCATCGCTCGATCAGGAACTTACCGTCACTGACGAAGCCCTCGTGCCGCTTGAATACAACGCGTTCGGCGTCAAGGCCGGCGATCAGGTCTGGCTCAACTATCTGAACCTGTTCCTGTTCCAGATCAACGCGTCCAAGCAGAACGCGCAGCTCTATAAAAAATGGTTTGGGCAAGAGCCGCGTTTCCCGCTCAACCCGCAATATTAA
- a CDS encoding amino acid ABC transporter permease: MGYEWLTLAGYFSDFLHAAWLTLQITLLAFILAMALGLLTALASGSKSRVLRGIASVYIEVIRNTPVLLQIFIVFFGLPSLGITLDAYTAGVIALGVNVGAYLAEVFRAGIQSVPKGQLEAASILGLERSQIFTQVVLPQAARAVYPAIVNNLIQLLLGTSLLSAIALPELSGTATVINSRTLLYVQTFTVTLLAYLVLSNLLSWAAGQIGLRLFHPPLVIRKPSRRSFMLRRPAART, from the coding sequence ATGGGCTATGAATGGTTGACGCTTGCTGGCTATTTCAGCGACTTCCTGCATGCCGCATGGCTCACGCTGCAAATCACGCTGCTGGCGTTCATTCTGGCAATGGCGCTCGGTCTTTTGACGGCGCTTGCAAGCGGGTCCAAGAGCCGCGTGCTGCGCGGAATCGCAAGCGTTTATATCGAAGTCATCCGCAACACGCCGGTCCTGCTGCAGATATTCATCGTGTTCTTCGGCTTGCCGTCCCTTGGCATTACGCTCGATGCTTATACAGCAGGCGTGATCGCACTAGGGGTGAATGTAGGCGCTTATCTGGCGGAAGTGTTTCGGGCGGGCATCCAGTCGGTGCCCAAGGGTCAGCTCGAAGCGGCATCGATTCTCGGACTAGAGCGCTCGCAGATCTTCACGCAAGTGGTCTTGCCGCAAGCGGCACGCGCTGTTTATCCGGCTATCGTCAACAACCTAATCCAGCTTTTGCTCGGCACGTCGCTGCTTTCCGCGATTGCACTGCCCGAGTTGAGCGGTACGGCGACCGTCATCAATTCGCGCACGCTGCTTTACGTACAGACTTTCACGGTCACGCTTCTTGCCTATCTCGTGCTCAGCAACCTGCTTTCCTGGGCTGCAGGGCAGATTGGCTTGAGGCTCTTTCATCCGCCGCTCGTCATCAGGAAGCCTTCGCGCCGATCGTTCATGCTGCGCCGTCCTGCCGCGCGCACTTAA
- a CDS encoding amino acid ABC transporter permease → MSSDLLTTSLSILLQGLLMTLALSAASIVGGTVIGLLAAVLRSFGPWGTDKIARLYTELFRGTPVLITLMFIYFGVSYFGYAIDVFAAGVVGLSVYQGAYIAEVFRSGIEAVPKGQWEVSQILGLSKAQAFFSVVLPQTGRIVLPPLVGQYLSLIKDTSIVSMIGMSELMHGGQAIVDRVGKPVEIYGLVAILYFIVCFPLSQWVRRHDRRRSVLS, encoded by the coding sequence ATGTCGAGCGATTTATTGACGACGAGCCTGTCGATCCTTTTGCAAGGGCTCTTGATGACGCTGGCCTTGTCGGCCGCGTCGATCGTGGGCGGTACGGTAATCGGTCTTCTGGCCGCCGTGCTTCGTTCTTTCGGGCCTTGGGGCACCGACAAGATTGCAAGGCTCTACACCGAACTCTTCCGCGGCACGCCAGTGCTCATCACACTGATGTTCATCTATTTCGGCGTGTCCTACTTCGGCTATGCCATCGATGTCTTTGCCGCCGGAGTCGTCGGCTTGAGCGTTTATCAAGGCGCGTATATCGCCGAAGTATTTCGCTCAGGCATCGAGGCGGTCCCTAAAGGACAGTGGGAAGTCTCGCAGATTCTCGGTCTCTCCAAAGCGCAAGCGTTCTTCTCCGTAGTCTTGCCGCAGACCGGCCGGATCGTTTTGCCGCCGCTGGTCGGGCAATATCTCTCGCTTATCAAGGACACGTCGATCGTTAGCATGATCGGCATGTCGGAGTTGATGCACGGCGGCCAGGCGATCGTCGATCGCGTGGGCAAGCCAGTCGAGATTTATGGCCTCGTCGCCATACTGTATTTCATCGTGTGCTTTCCGCTGTCGCAGTGGGTGCGCCGTCACGACCGTAGAAGGAGCGTGCTGTCATGA
- a CDS encoding amino acid ABC transporter ATP-binding protein — MSEASIINLAGVSKSFGATQVLREINLDVRLGEVLVLIGASGSGKSTVLRIMSGLETADAGEVWVNQVPLHDARRAKEIRGHVGMVFQQFNLFPHKTALGNVTLALIKARKMSPADAKKRAMDALDRVGLADRATHYPSQLSGGQQQRVAIARALAVEPGIMFFDEATSALDPELVGEVTEVMRGLARDGMTMVVVTHEMGFARKTADRVVFMDKGVIAEQGAPEQIFVNPQNERTRQFLHRVLDH, encoded by the coding sequence ATGAGTGAAGCGTCGATCATCAACCTCGCGGGCGTGAGCAAGTCGTTCGGTGCCACGCAAGTGCTGCGGGAAATCAATCTCGATGTGAGGCTTGGCGAAGTGCTTGTCTTGATCGGCGCATCGGGCTCGGGCAAGAGCACCGTGTTGCGTATCATGAGCGGCCTTGAAACCGCGGATGCGGGCGAAGTGTGGGTCAACCAGGTGCCGCTGCACGATGCACGTCGCGCTAAAGAAATTCGTGGACATGTGGGCATGGTGTTTCAGCAGTTCAATCTGTTCCCGCACAAGACCGCGCTCGGCAATGTCACGCTTGCACTCATCAAGGCGCGCAAAATGAGTCCCGCCGATGCCAAGAAGCGCGCCATGGATGCGCTCGACCGTGTCGGCCTCGCCGATCGTGCGACGCATTATCCGAGTCAATTGTCGGGCGGCCAGCAACAACGCGTTGCCATTGCACGCGCACTCGCCGTTGAGCCAGGCATCATGTTCTTCGACGAGGCGACTTCCGCGCTCGATCCGGAACTCGTCGGCGAAGTGACCGAAGTCATGCGCGGACTGGCGCGCGATGGCATGACGATGGTCGTGGTCACGCACGAAATGGGTTTTGCGCGCAAGACGGCGGATCGTGTGGTGTTCATGGACAAGGGCGTGATTGCAGAGCAGGGCGCACCCGAGCAAATCTTCGTGAATCCGCAGAACGAACGCACGCGGCAGTTTCTGCATCGCGTGCTGGATCATTGA
- a CDS encoding IclR family transcriptional regulator yields the protein MSTVETSRARGVDRVVAIMKQLHLARRPLAMRELIEATGAPRSSIYELVAILSEAGLLEAGPDGSIFFGREMHYYGSDYAVHNDLISRAHQSILALVRSHDETAQLCMLEGDKYTVVLSENSSRPFNISSDIGVKVPIPWTASGRLLLGHLSGDAIRALIPEEDFVLDNGKRVDFTDFLADVERAREQGFCCTTGLSHTFRYCMAAPVRDRSGLAVAALCFMTSRDTDPEKRDLMLDDLIRSARALSQPHRRG from the coding sequence ATGTCGACAGTGGAAACGTCGCGTGCGCGCGGGGTGGATCGGGTCGTGGCGATCATGAAGCAATTGCATCTAGCTCGCAGGCCGCTTGCGATGCGCGAGTTGATCGAAGCGACTGGCGCGCCGCGTTCAAGCATCTACGAACTGGTCGCAATTTTAAGCGAGGCGGGTCTACTGGAAGCGGGCCCCGACGGCAGCATCTTCTTTGGCCGCGAAATGCATTACTACGGCTCCGATTACGCGGTGCACAATGATCTGATCAGCCGCGCGCATCAGTCCATTCTCGCGCTAGTGCGCAGCCACGACGAGACCGCGCAACTGTGCATGCTCGAAGGCGACAAATACACGGTCGTGCTTTCAGAAAACAGTTCTCGACCTTTCAATATCAGTTCGGATATTGGCGTCAAGGTCCCCATTCCCTGGACGGCATCGGGCAGGCTGCTGCTAGGTCATTTGAGCGGCGACGCAATTCGCGCGCTCATTCCTGAAGAAGACTTCGTTCTGGACAACGGCAAGCGAGTAGATTTCACAGACTTCCTCGCCGATGTGGAACGCGCAAGGGAGCAGGGCTTCTGCTGCACGACAGGCTTGTCGCATACGTTTCGCTATTGCATGGCCGCGCCCGTTCGCGATCGTTCCGGTTTGGCCGTCGCGGCGCTCTGCTTCATGACGAGTCGCGACACCGATCCAGAGAAACGCGATCTCATGCTTGACGACCTCATTCGCTCGGCACGCGCCTTATCGCAACCTCATAGGCGCGGATGA